GGGACTGGAGGAGGGGAAGAGGAGGGTGATGgaaataaagaagaataaggaaAAGAATTCTCATTAAACAAGACATGTCTAGATATGTATATTCTACCTGTAGTGGGGTCCAAACATCTATATCCCTTTTGATTAAGACTATAACCTATAAAATGCAGTGTTTGCTTCTTGGTTGCAGTTTAGTGGTAGTATATGGCCTAAGCCAGGGGAAACATGAGCAACCAAAAACTTTAAGAAAGTTATAGTCAGGGGATTTGTGAAAAAGGGATtcaaaaggagatacaaagttgAGTGACTTAACATGAAGTCTGTTGATGGAGTAGTTGGCAGTATGAATAGCTTCAGCCCAAAATTTACATGGTAAAGAGGATTGAATGAGTAGTGTTCTAATGACATTAAGAAGATGTTTATGTTTAGTTTCTGCCACACCATTTTGCTCAGGTGTGTGTGGACAAgtgaactcatgaaaaatccCTTTAGCAGTGAGAAAAGATTGAAAGAGAGTATGCAAAAATTCACCTCCAACATCTGTTCTAAGAATTTTAACTTTACAAGAAAGAAGATTTTCAATCCGTGTAATAAAAGTGATGaaaaaattcttaaaatcaaATTTATTTTTCATAGTAAAAATCCAACAATATTTTGAGTAGTCGTTGATTACATTAGCATAGTAATATCAACCACTAACTGAAGCAGTATGGCAAGGACCCCAAAGATCAATGTGTAGCAACTCAAGTGGTTGACTAGCATTGTTACATGACATTTGAAAAGGTAGTTTTTGACTTCTACCTAACTTGCAATCATTACAAAAGACTGATTTCTTAGCAATATTATTTAAATTAAAAGACCTGCAAACATGTTGGAGAGTCTGAAAGGAGGGATGTCCTAGGTGTTTGTGAAGAATGTCACTGGTGGTGGTGATGCTAGTGAAGGCTGTAGGAGAGGAGGCAGTGGAGATATGATTGTTGGTGTTGGTGAAATATATTGGATACAATCCATTCTCATGAGGCCCTAAAGAATCTTCCCCGAGGTCAAGTCCTTCACATAAAATCCATGAATATCAAAAGTTAATGCACAATGGTTATCAGTAGTGAATTTGTGGACTGACAATAGGTTATGAGAAGAATTTGGAACTACAAGAATGTTATCTAGATGGAATTCATGATCACCAATAGTTTTAATGGAATTTCCAGAAGATGTAATAGTCATACCTTGTCCACTAGCTATAGCAATCACTTCAGAACCATCATAAGGTGAAGAATGTGCCAACGAGGTACCATATGTGATGATGTGGTTGTTTACACCAGAATCAGCATACCAGGAAGAATCATCATCATGAACTGAAGCAGCTGCAATCACAGCATGAACGTTTTTTGGTGGTGCACGACCTTGGTAAGCGAAATTCATTCGATGTGTACATTCAAGAGCTGAATGACCAGGTTGTATGCAGATATGACAATGAACTTAATCATTTGAAGatggagcagcagcaacaggtggagtgTATGTAGGAAATCTATGAAAGAAATTATGACCTCTTCCACTTCTACCACGATAAGAAGGATTATATCCTCTACCGCCTCAGGAGTAATTAGACGAATAGGAAGATGAAAATATCATTGCTGCAAAAGCTTTGgcttcattttcaatttttttagttGCAATTTGCTGATTAACCACTAGTTCCCCACTAATTAGGAGATTATGAAGTTCAGTACTGCTAACAGGTGGATTTCTAATGCGGATTGAAGTAGAAAAAGAGGCATAGTCATTGGATAATGCAGAGAGAATAATCACCACCATTTCGGTATCGAAAATTGGAGAACTGGCAGCGActaattcatcttcaatcttcttaagatCAGCAAGTAGAGTAGAAACTGAATTAGTACCTTGTTTGATTGTTTGAAGACGAGTACGAAGCTGAATCGCATGAGTAGTAGACACTTTGGAGAATCGACGTTCAATGT
This genomic interval from Papaver somniferum cultivar HN1 unplaced genomic scaffold, ASM357369v1 unplaced-scaffold_33, whole genome shotgun sequence contains the following:
- the LOC113342020 gene encoding uncharacterized protein LOC113342020; this translates as MEPTRIASLPLNTISNIIPLKLKDDKFLVWKTLITTLFRKFQVQNYLDGSSCPVKFISRVFENRNIVNPLFTEREQEDSIILLWIQSAISDSVIGYVAGASTSHELWSNIERRFSKVSTTHAIQLRTRLQTIKQGTNSVSTLLADLKKIEDELVAASSPIFDTEMVVIILSALSNDYASFSTSIRIRNPPVSSTELHNLLISGELVVNQQIATKKIENEAKAFAAMIFSSSYSSNYS